The Pseudomonas cucumis sequence TGGGCGCAGCACTGAATCACCCGCCCCTCAAGGCGCCCTCCACACAGCGAGGCGCCTTGGTGCGGGCAACTGTCGTCAATGGCGAACAGGTCACCTTCAACGTTGAATAACGCCAGGCTTTTGCCATCGAATTCGAACAGCGCACGACCACCCGCCTGCGGGAGTTTTCCGGCAGGCACAGGGACACGAAGACTCATGCCGGTTGCCGCCCGCGATGACTTTCAAGCAAGGCTTCGCACATGGCGGCAAGTAGCGCCTCGGCAGGTTGTGCGCCCACCACCGTCAGGCGATGGTCGAACTGAAAACTGGGCACGCCACTGGAGGCTCCCGCCTCGTTGCCGACGTAAGGATCGCCGTCGCCTTGCAGGAAGGAGACCAT is a genomic window containing:
- a CDS encoding Rieske (2Fe-2S) protein, which gives rise to MSLRVPVPAGKLPQAGGRALFEFDGKSLALFNVEGDLFAIDDSCPHQGASLCGGRLEGRVIQCCAHGLRFDLRSGYLLNSTQLKVANYPVEIIDGQAFIVIVPEESVP